From one Bacteroides intestinalis DSM 17393 genomic stretch:
- a CDS encoding ABC transporter permease yields the protein MKTLKYAWRFLIRSKSYTIINIIGLALSLACTIILVRYIHLELRVNTHCTDAENVYIPLRDIDGNVFPGSVGPDSGADTVYFQPEAVKERSYFITSCNDNVTIDEKPYAVQLLAADTAFFHFFNYPLKGKRMAAPEEALVTRQFAKRVFGEKDPIGKTMEYSGGKHLTICGILDEPACKSSLTFDIVVNLDLKTRREWSRMYVELLRFMPGVDVDAINASSNVYRQTSQGFRIRYNFLPVSQLYWNKELAASGDDPEIWHYSSRSHILILTGVCLLLLLAGILNFVNIYLVFMLRRSKEYGVKKVFGVQGRTLFVQLWTENALMISIALLLAWFFIEIFSGYANRLLESDIPYTAFDWQLSLTVWVLLPLITTIYPFIKYNYLPPIISIRSIGGSRQSVATRTAFLFIQYSITLLLIILSLYFSSHLHFLQDTPPGFRTKGILYANLVPLSKTWYLESEEQKKKHWQDAQSIEQKLEECPFIEQWFRGEPSQCGILGAGGAGTSVLINDKDVKQNMMLMWVPLDFFKFYELRMKENALPDKIEGRNKYLVVMNEAAMKAFGYTKRDEAFVRGEKALWISMGMDGNIIEGGTSLMPVEAVVENYYTGHLTAGKKPLVFMVSPKAGGSQYQIACKNGKEKELISYLKKIRQEIFNTEEFDHHWLEEDVQALYREDRRVSTVFTLFSAISIFVSALGLFGLSLFDIRQRYREIAIRKVNGAQLRNLYSILFRKYIWVIGGATLLTAPLSYYLIDTYTKDFVVKAPVSISIYVIAILTVAGISLGTLLWQVNKAARINPAKIMKTE from the coding sequence ATGAAAACACTTAAATACGCTTGGCGTTTCCTTATACGCTCAAAATCATACACTATTATTAATATAATCGGGCTGGCACTTAGTCTGGCATGTACTATCATATTAGTCCGCTACATTCACTTGGAACTCCGGGTAAACACACATTGTACGGATGCTGAAAATGTCTATATTCCACTTCGGGACATAGATGGCAACGTATTCCCAGGCAGTGTAGGACCAGATAGCGGAGCAGACACTGTTTATTTTCAGCCTGAGGCCGTCAAAGAAAGGAGTTACTTCATTACATCCTGCAATGATAATGTGACGATTGATGAAAAGCCTTATGCTGTCCAGCTATTGGCTGCTGATACAGCTTTCTTCCATTTCTTTAATTATCCGCTAAAGGGTAAACGCATGGCAGCACCGGAAGAGGCTCTTGTCACCCGGCAATTCGCTAAACGTGTATTTGGAGAAAAAGACCCGATAGGAAAGACTATGGAGTATTCCGGAGGTAAACATCTCACTATCTGCGGCATATTGGATGAACCGGCATGCAAATCCTCACTGACATTTGACATTGTAGTAAACCTGGATCTTAAAACAAGAAGAGAATGGAGCAGAATGTATGTGGAACTATTACGCTTTATGCCCGGAGTCGATGTGGATGCCATTAATGCTTCCAGTAACGTCTACCGCCAGACGTCACAGGGGTTTAGAATACGGTATAACTTCCTACCTGTCAGCCAACTTTATTGGAACAAAGAATTGGCGGCTTCCGGCGATGATCCCGAGATATGGCATTACAGCAGCCGTTCCCACATTCTGATACTCACAGGAGTATGCTTGTTGTTATTACTGGCAGGCATATTAAACTTTGTCAATATCTATTTGGTCTTCATGCTAAGGCGTTCTAAAGAATATGGTGTGAAGAAAGTCTTCGGTGTGCAGGGGCGCACTCTCTTCGTGCAACTATGGACAGAGAATGCATTAATGATATCCATCGCCTTGCTACTGGCATGGTTTTTCATTGAGATATTCTCCGGATATGCCAATCGGTTGCTTGAAAGTGACATTCCCTATACAGCTTTTGACTGGCAACTGTCATTGACTGTTTGGGTTCTTCTACCATTAATTACCACTATTTATCCCTTTATCAAATACAATTATCTGCCACCCATCATATCTATACGCTCCATCGGAGGATCACGCCAGTCTGTTGCAACCCGCACAGCCTTCCTATTTATACAGTATAGCATCACTCTATTGCTTATTATACTATCATTGTATTTCAGCAGTCACCTTCACTTTTTGCAAGATACTCCTCCGGGATTTCGGACAAAGGGCATATTGTATGCTAATCTAGTACCTCTCTCCAAAACTTGGTATTTAGAGAGTGAAGAGCAGAAAAAGAAACACTGGCAAGATGCTCAGAGCATTGAGCAAAAGCTGGAAGAATGTCCCTTCATCGAACAGTGGTTTCGTGGAGAACCGTCACAATGTGGCATCTTAGGAGCAGGAGGCGCAGGCACATCCGTTCTTATAAATGATAAAGACGTGAAACAAAATATGATGCTGATGTGGGTACCCCTTGACTTTTTCAAATTTTATGAGCTACGGATGAAAGAAAATGCATTGCCCGATAAAATTGAAGGACGCAATAAATATCTGGTAGTCATGAACGAGGCTGCCATGAAAGCCTTCGGCTATACGAAACGTGATGAAGCATTTGTCAGGGGAGAGAAAGCACTTTGGATTTCCATGGGCATGGATGGAAATATTATAGAAGGCGGAACATCTCTGATGCCCGTAGAAGCAGTCGTAGAAAACTACTACACCGGACACCTTACTGCTGGTAAGAAGCCTCTTGTATTTATGGTATCTCCCAAGGCAGGTGGTTCGCAATACCAGATAGCCTGTAAAAACGGAAAAGAGAAAGAGCTCATCTCTTATCTGAAAAAGATCAGACAAGAGATTTTTAATACCGAAGAATTTGACCATCACTGGCTGGAAGAAGATGTGCAGGCACTGTATCGCGAAGATCGGCGTGTGTCAACTGTCTTCACGCTTTTCTCCGCCATTTCCATTTTTGTTTCGGCTTTGGGGCTATTTGGGCTCTCTCTGTTCGATATTCGCCAACGATATCGCGAGATTGCTATCCGGAAAGTAAACGGAGCGCAGTTACGGAATTTATATTCAATTTTATTTCGCAAATATATATGGGTGATAGGAGGGGCAACGCTGCTTACCGCACCATTATCTTACTATCTCATAGATACTTATACAAAGGATTTCGTTGTTAAAGCACCTGTCAGTATATCCATATATGTGATTGCCATACTAACTGTTGCGGGCATTTCATTGGGCACTTTGTTATGGCAGGTGAATAAGGCTGCACGCATTAATCCGGCAAAGATTATGAAAACAGAATAA
- a CDS encoding TolC family protein: MYKNILLSLIACGSLVTATAQEHTMELTLGQTIERARRQSPDAQTAQHSFRSAYWNYKYYKANYLPALKLTSDPYLNRAINKVTMGDGSVKFVEQNLLSTDLTLSLTQNIPWTGGTLFVETSAQRLDLFSDHSTSWQTSPINIGYSQSLFGYNSLKWNRRIEPLRYREAKKTYVETLELVAANATQKFFALATAQSNYEIASTNYANADTLYTYAQGRYNIGTITENEMLQLELNKLTEETNRMNAHIEVENCMQELRSYLGIQEDVLIKVDVSDHVPNLQIDLNAALITARQNSPDILNMQRRKLESESKVANARANAGLKADLYLRFGLTQTGDKLKDAYHNPLDQQYVTLGISLPILDWGRGKGQIRVARSNRDLTYTQVEQDKTDFELNVRKLVKQFNLQSQRVHIAARTDETAQRRADVARRLYILGKSTVLDLNASISEKDAARRNYITALYNYWSLYYTLRSLTLYDFEKDAPLTETEKIEEVMDAMIKK, encoded by the coding sequence AAACCATAGAGCGTGCTCGCCGACAATCGCCTGATGCACAAACTGCCCAACATAGCTTCCGCTCGGCTTATTGGAACTACAAATATTATAAGGCTAACTATCTGCCTGCTCTGAAACTGACTTCCGATCCTTATCTCAACCGTGCCATTAACAAAGTCACCATGGGCGACGGTAGTGTAAAGTTTGTAGAACAAAACCTATTGAGTACCGACCTGACTCTAAGTTTGACGCAGAATATTCCATGGACAGGCGGTACATTGTTCGTGGAGACCTCTGCCCAACGTCTTGACTTGTTTAGCGATCACTCTACTTCCTGGCAGACATCACCTATAAATATCGGCTACAGTCAGTCGCTTTTCGGATACAACAGTCTGAAATGGAACCGTCGTATCGAACCATTACGTTACCGGGAAGCCAAAAAGACTTATGTAGAAACTCTGGAGCTTGTAGCCGCTAATGCTACACAAAAATTCTTTGCCCTTGCCACAGCACAAAGTAACTATGAAATAGCTTCTACCAACTATGCCAATGCAGATACCTTATATACCTATGCACAAGGACGCTATAATATAGGTACTATTACCGAAAATGAGATGTTGCAACTGGAACTGAATAAACTGACAGAAGAGACCAATCGTATGAATGCCCATATTGAAGTGGAAAACTGTATGCAGGAGCTTCGCTCATACCTTGGTATCCAAGAGGATGTATTGATTAAAGTCGATGTCAGCGACCATGTACCCAATCTTCAGATAGACTTGAATGCCGCTTTAATCACAGCACGCCAAAATAGTCCGGATATACTGAACATGCAACGTCGCAAACTGGAAAGTGAAAGCAAAGTGGCTAATGCCCGCGCTAATGCCGGACTGAAAGCCGATCTTTACCTCCGTTTCGGATTGACACAGACTGGAGATAAACTTAAAGATGCCTATCATAACCCTTTGGATCAACAATATGTTACCCTTGGTATTAGTCTGCCTATATTAGACTGGGGACGTGGGAAAGGGCAGATTCGGGTAGCCCGATCTAACCGTGACTTAACTTACACTCAGGTAGAACAAGATAAAACAGACTTTGAATTGAATGTCCGCAAACTGGTAAAACAATTCAATCTGCAATCCCAGCGCGTACACATTGCTGCCCGCACGGATGAAACAGCGCAACGACGCGCGGATGTAGCCCGACGGCTCTATATTTTAGGTAAATCAACCGTACTTGACCTCAACGCTTCTATCAGCGAAAAGGATGCTGCACGACGTAATTATATAACTGCATTATATAATTACTGGAGCCTGTACTATACTCTCCGCAGCCTGACACTTTATGATTTTGAAAAAGATGCCCCGCTAACGGAAACTGAGAAAATAGAAGAAGTAATGGATGCAATGATAAAGAAATAA
- a CDS encoding efflux RND transporter periplasmic adaptor subunit, which yields MDIKLEKKPWYIRYRYYLAGGIIFLAFIIYVIILSAGPSKLRIDQENVQIAEVKNDKFMEYVDVEGLIQPILTIIVNARESGSVDRIIGEEGSLLQKGDTILVLENPDLIHSIEEQRDDLEKQLISFREKEIEMEQKSLTLQQQTLQTNYELARLQKSFNLDKEEFKMGIKSKAQLEVAEDEYNYNVKKAKLQRESLRQDSVVAIIRKDLIHNDRERERKKYERACERLDNLIIKAPVAGQLSFVKVTPGQQVASNQGIAEIKVLDQYKIHTSLSEYYIDRITTGLPATINYQGRKYPLRITKVVPEVKDRTFDVDLVFTGEMPDNVRVGKSFRVQIELGQPEQAIVIPRGNFYQSTGGQWIYKLNASKTKATRVPLSIGRQNPQQYEITDGLQPGDWVITTGYDNFGEAEELILK from the coding sequence ATGGATATTAAACTTGAAAAGAAGCCCTGGTACATTCGCTACCGTTATTATTTGGCAGGAGGAATTATATTCCTTGCTTTCATCATTTACGTTATCATTCTTTCTGCCGGCCCCAGCAAACTGCGCATCGACCAGGAGAATGTACAGATTGCTGAAGTTAAGAATGATAAGTTCATGGAATATGTAGACGTGGAAGGACTTATCCAGCCCATTCTTACCATTATCGTTAATGCCCGTGAATCAGGAAGCGTAGATCGCATTATAGGCGAGGAGGGAAGCCTGTTACAGAAAGGAGATACGATCCTTGTACTCGAAAATCCCGATCTGATACATAGTATCGAAGAGCAACGCGATGATCTGGAAAAGCAACTGATTTCTTTCCGTGAGAAAGAGATTGAAATGGAGCAAAAGAGCCTGACCCTTCAACAACAAACTTTACAGACCAACTATGAGTTAGCTCGTCTTCAAAAAAGTTTCAATCTCGATAAGGAAGAGTTTAAAATGGGAATTAAAAGCAAAGCTCAGTTGGAAGTTGCCGAAGATGAATACAATTATAATGTTAAGAAGGCAAAGTTACAACGCGAGAGTTTACGTCAGGATTCCGTCGTTGCCATTATTCGCAAGGACTTGATCCATAATGACCGGGAACGCGAACGCAAGAAGTATGAACGTGCTTGCGAACGACTGGACAATTTAATAATTAAGGCCCCCGTCGCCGGGCAGCTCAGCTTTGTAAAAGTCACCCCTGGACAACAAGTAGCATCCAACCAAGGCATTGCAGAAATCAAGGTATTAGATCAATATAAAATTCACACTTCTCTTAGCGAATACTACATAGACCGCATCACAACAGGGCTTCCCGCTACTATTAACTATCAAGGACGCAAATATCCACTCCGCATCACCAAAGTAGTGCCCGAAGTAAAAGACCGCACTTTCGATGTGGACTTGGTATTTACCGGAGAAATGCCTGACAACGTACGTGTAGGTAAAAGTTTCCGCGTACAAATAGAATTGGGGCAACCGGAACAGGCTATTGTTATCCCTCGTGGCAACTTCTATCAATCCACCGGTGGACAATGGATATACAAACTGAATGCATCCAAAACCAAAGCTACACGTGTTCCTCTCAGCATCGGGCGCCAGAACCCGCAGCAATACGAGATTACAGACGGTTTGCAACCCGGAGATTGGGTTATTACAACAGGATATGATAACTTTGGCGAAGCGGAAGAGCTAATATTAAAGTAA
- a CDS encoding ABC transporter permease — translation MIQHYLKIAIRNLLKYRMQTLISIIGLTVGFVSFSLSGMWMNYEQSYDNFHDGADRVYVASVPSVFRTSGFSTTTSLLLAPHLVNTFPEIEVATYTNFTTEYNDDQNRHWTMISVDSAFISMFPVTVLEGSLQFLYNTADEIAISDKAARLLFGKESPIGKEFPLDKKMTVTAVVQKWKGHSNYEFDVISRRKAPEYLDWGYASGTTLFRVAPGTDMDALGKKLKDIEVDMKGNIRKYPVHITPITEYHYTHPKYNIFIRIEYVRLFCLISLLIVLGALSNYLIIYLIRIRMRQREWALRKVNGASERSLVALLMSEIVLLLLASVPVGFLLVEVSLPIFKRWSYITEENNLFFYKETLIYMSIVIGTVLLFAWLTLLVQRRFTLQSAISSAITRRFSTFYRRIGVWFQLVVSIGFIFCTIMMMKQLHHLRTSADMGVTNTDIEYVAYLEGIPDSDKEHWVKLMKEIPDIDFREVSNFPLPGLSQSMFTAVEWDGKQPGDKEVAVNDFQISKETFDLLGLQLVAGIFPDESSSPNDILINESLAKKLGWKDPVGKKFHKSYVVAGVLKDIRLSPITQALPAIYTVSKFPPRKQYVYTYHGEYKDVLKAINNHIKKSYPDFYMWSRSVGHIIEEATASENILMKLLTVASIVCGIIAVFGIFSLVNLSCEQRRKEIAIRKVNGATISDIISIFLREYMILLALAAIVAFAAGYIVMQHWLEGYVIQTSINWWIYVIILIVVIVIICISIGWRIWQAAWQNPAEVIKSE, via the coding sequence ATGATACAACATTATCTGAAAATAGCAATAAGAAACCTGTTGAAGTACAGAATGCAGACTCTGATCAGCATTATTGGCTTAACCGTAGGTTTTGTCAGCTTTTCCCTGTCCGGCATGTGGATGAATTATGAGCAAAGTTATGATAATTTCCATGATGGAGCCGACAGAGTCTATGTGGCAAGTGTTCCTTCCGTATTTAGAACCAGTGGTTTCTCAACTACGACTTCTCTTTTGCTGGCCCCTCATCTGGTCAATACCTTTCCTGAAATAGAAGTTGCGACTTATACAAACTTCACAACAGAGTATAACGATGATCAGAACAGGCATTGGACCATGATATCGGTAGACAGTGCTTTTATCTCCATGTTTCCGGTTACGGTATTGGAAGGCAGTTTGCAGTTTTTGTACAATACTGCCGATGAGATAGCCATTAGCGATAAAGCTGCCCGCTTGCTTTTCGGTAAGGAATCACCTATTGGCAAGGAGTTTCCGCTTGATAAGAAAATGACTGTTACTGCCGTGGTTCAAAAATGGAAAGGACATTCTAATTATGAATTCGACGTGATTTCAAGGCGAAAAGCCCCGGAATATCTGGACTGGGGCTATGCATCCGGAACTACCTTGTTTCGCGTTGCTCCCGGTACCGACATGGACGCTTTGGGTAAAAAGCTAAAAGATATAGAAGTCGATATGAAAGGAAATATACGGAAATATCCTGTTCACATTACTCCTATAACGGAATATCATTATACACATCCCAAATACAATATATTTATCCGTATAGAATATGTCCGCCTCTTTTGTCTGATCAGCCTGCTAATCGTTTTGGGAGCACTATCCAACTATCTCATTATCTACCTGATACGCATTCGCATGAGGCAGCGTGAATGGGCACTCCGTAAAGTGAATGGAGCATCGGAAAGAAGTCTGGTCGCCTTGCTGATGTCTGAGATTGTATTACTACTGCTGGCTTCAGTTCCTGTCGGCTTCTTATTGGTGGAAGTTTCTCTCCCCATATTCAAGCGCTGGTCTTACATCACTGAAGAGAATAATCTCTTTTTTTATAAAGAGACGCTTATCTATATGTCAATCGTCATAGGAACCGTTCTACTTTTTGCCTGGCTCACCTTGTTGGTTCAACGGCGTTTTACATTACAGTCGGCTATATCTTCCGCTATCACCCGTCGCTTTTCTACCTTCTACCGACGGATAGGGGTTTGGTTTCAATTGGTGGTCAGTATTGGTTTTATATTTTGTACAATAATGATGATGAAACAATTGCATCATCTGCGTACATCTGCCGACATGGGAGTCACCAATACTGATATAGAGTATGTGGCCTATCTTGAAGGTATCCCTGACAGTGATAAAGAACATTGGGTAAAACTAATGAAAGAAATTCCGGACATTGATTTTCGGGAAGTCTCAAATTTCCCCTTACCGGGATTATCCCAATCTATGTTTACAGCCGTAGAATGGGATGGCAAACAACCGGGAGATAAAGAAGTAGCTGTCAATGATTTCCAGATTTCAAAAGAAACATTCGATTTATTAGGATTACAGTTAGTGGCCGGTATTTTCCCGGATGAGTCATCCAGCCCTAATGACATACTGATAAACGAATCATTAGCAAAAAAACTGGGTTGGAAAGACCCTGTTGGAAAGAAGTTTCATAAATCTTATGTGGTAGCCGGTGTTTTGAAAGATATCCGCCTTTCACCCATCACGCAGGCTTTGCCGGCTATATATACTGTATCGAAGTTTCCTCCCCGGAAACAGTATGTTTATACGTATCATGGGGAATATAAAGACGTTCTGAAGGCTATTAACAATCATATAAAGAAAAGTTATCCTGATTTTTACATGTGGTCACGGAGCGTAGGTCATATAATAGAAGAAGCTACCGCTTCCGAGAATATCTTGATGAAGCTGTTAACCGTAGCATCTATTGTTTGTGGAATTATTGCAGTCTTCGGAATATTTTCCTTAGTCAATCTATCATGCGAACAACGGCGCAAAGAGATTGCTATCCGTAAAGTGAATGGAGCTACCATTTCGGACATTATCAGTATATTCCTCCGGGAATATATGATATTACTGGCATTGGCTGCAATTGTTGCTTTTGCGGCGGGTTATATCGTCATGCAACATTGGCTGGAAGGATATGTCATTCAGACTTCTATCAATTGGTGGATTTATGTAATAATTCTGATCGTAGTTATTGTAATCATTTGCATTAGTATCGGCTGGCGGATATGGCAGGCTGCATGGCAGAATCCGGCAGAAGTGATTAAAAGTGAATAA